From the genome of Metarhizium brunneum chromosome 4, complete sequence, one region includes:
- the sec18 gene encoding Vesicular-fusion protein sec18, with translation MSGVPPGGPGRLPYAPSLPGSNPRMPPNQGRPPPGSSYGADPSQGYGTPQGYGDPRVSQGSGPQSPAMPRYSEKGPSGPSGARRVTLRVEKVADRTLQSRLIYGNICAVAPEDFPPSRDGTDLYILVRGGQPEGEFVVTAKPVPGFPQGGISLSDPQRSWCNITIRDIFTGELYDPFAQGGRAYLGSVDLEVGFASPNKRTDAPYDEDHLAAQFSDTFANQVLAPGQRILMDVRNIPLLIVVKTVGLVDLAMSSDDPSKQVFREGHARGILTSQTRVLFHRDGRSDFHMKPSMSKPNSNAILAPDFKFEDMGIGGLGDEFSTIFRRAFASRVFPPGLVAKMGIPHVKGMLLYGPPGTGKTLIARQIGKMLNARPPKVINGPEVLNKYVGQSEENIRKLFADAEKEYKEKAEESSLHIIIFDELDAVCKQRGSGAGGGTGVGDSVVNQLLSKLDGVDQLNNILLIGMTNRKDMIDDALMRPGRLEVHIEISLPDEEGRFDIFNIHTAKMRENNILDSDVDLKELASMTKNYSGAEINGVVKAAASFAFSRHTEVGQMAAVKQDVASMQVNRADFMLALTEVKPAYGVSEAELEDAVGLGIIRFSRYIGSTIDEMMRVVGMIKNDPNKFSTSVLFHGPKGAGKTALAAHIAMQSDFPFVKLVTPADLVGYRDDFAKKDYVHKAFADAYKSPASILILDDFERLIGWNPIGPRFSNVMLEALTTLIVSKPPRNHRLLVFVTTSKAAVLKMLEIDTDFAKRVAVPAVADAEELAAVLHESRVFNSNDIDQVVNLVRQRTGSDKVGIGIKTIQDLIFEAKAGESSSHVLETFSELLLDNIQGLNL, from the exons ATGTCTGGAGTGCCCCCAGGCGGTCCCGGCAGGCTGCCTTACGCTCCTTCGTTACCAGGCAGCAACCCTCGAATGCCTCCAAATCAAGGACGACCGCCGCCAGGAAGCTCATACGGCGCGGATCCATCTCAAGGCTATGGGACCCCTCAAGGTTATGGTGATCCTCGTGTAAGCCAAGGGTCTGGCCCTCAGTCGCCTGCGATGCCGAGATACTCAGAGAAAGGGCCGTCTGGGCCGTCTGGTGCTCGAAGGGTCACTTTGAGAGTTGAGAAGGTTGCCGACAGAACTTTGCAGTCTCGCCTGATTTACGGCAATAT ATGCGCTGTAGCGCCGGAGGACTTCCCACCGAGTCGAGACGGTACCGACCTCTATATCCTCGTGCGAGGTGGACAGCCAGAAGGAGAATTCGTTGTCACAGCAAAGCCTGTACCCGGCTTTCCCCAAGGCGGCATTAGTCTCTCCGACCCTCAGCGTTCTTGGTGTAATATCACCATTCGCGACATATTCACCGGAGAACTATATGATCCTTTTGCTCAAGGAGGGAGGGCGTATTTGGGGTCCGTTGATCTAGAAGTCGGCTTCGCATCACCCAATAAGAGAACAGACGCCCCTTACGATGAGGATCATCTGGCGGCGCAATTTTCTGACACCTTCGCAAACCAGGTTCTGGCCCCCGGGCAGAGAATTCTTATGGATGTCCGCAATATCCCATTGTTGATTGTTGTCAAGACAGTCGGGCTTGTGGACCTTGCCATGTCCTCAGATGACCCTAGCAAGCAAGTCTTCCGGGAAGGGCATGCGAGAGGTATTCTCACCAGTCAAACAAGAGTGTTGTTCCATCGTGATGGTAGAAGTGATTTTCACATGAAGCCATCTATGAGCAAGCCCAACTCCAACGCCATTTTGGCGCCAGACTTCAAGTTTGAAGACATGGGTATTGGTGGTTTGGGTGACGAATTCTCCACCATCTTTCGTCGAGCTTTCGCCTCTCGTGTGTTCCCTCCCGGTCTCGTGGCAAAGATGGGCATCCCACATGTCAAAGGAATGTTGCTTTACGGTCCTCCCGGTACCGGCAAGACCCTTATTGCCCGCCAAATCGGCAAAATGCTCAACGCACGCCCGCCAAAAGTTATTAATGGCCCTGAAGTTCTTAACAAGTACGTGGGACAGTCTGAAGAAAATATTCGAAAGCTATTTGCGGATGCCGAGAAGGAGTATAAAGAAAAGGCCGAAGAAAGTAGTCTTCACATCATCATTTTCGACGAACTCGATGCCGTATGCAAACAGCGTGGATCGGGCGCGGGAGGAGGAACTGGCGTTGGTGACAGTGTGGTGAACCAGCTGCTTTCCAAGCTTGACGGTGTCGACCAGCTGAACAATATTCTGCTTATAGGAATGACCAATCGAAAGGACATGATTGATGATGCGCTCATGAGACCTGGTCGTTTGGAAGTCCATATTGAAATTTCTCTACCAGATGAAGAGGGTCGATTTGACATCTTTAACATCCACACTGCTAAAATGAGGGAGAACAACATTCTCGATTCCGACGTCGACCTGAAGGAGCTCGCGAGCATGACCAAAAACTACTCAGGTGCCGAGATTAACGGTGTTGTCAAAGCCGCAGCATCATTTGCATTTTCGCGCCACACAGAAGTCGGTCAAATGGCTGCTGTCAAACAGGACGTTGCCAGCATGCAAGTCAACCGCGCGGATTTTATGCTGGCATTAACAGAAGTAAAACCGGCATATGGTGTGTCAGAGGCCGAGCTTGAAGATGCTGTCGGTCTGGGAATCATTCGGTTCAGTCGATACATCGGCTCGACTATCGACGAGATGATGCGTGTAGTGGGTATGATCAAAAACGACCCCAACAAATTTAGCACGTCTGTACTCTTCCACGGCCCCAAAGGTGCAGGAAAGACTGCTCTGGCCGCCCATATTGCCATGCAGTCCGACTTTCCCTTCGTCAAGTTGGTTACGCCGGCAGATCTTGTTGGGTACAGagacgactttgccaagaaggaTTATGTCCACAAAGCATTCGCGGATGCCTACAAGTCACCTGCCTCAATTCTCATCCTTGACGACTTTGAGCGTCTTATCGGCTGGAACCCCATCGGGCCTCGTTTCTCCAACGTTATGCTGGAGGCTCTTACTACCCTCATTGTTTCCAAGCCTCCTAGA AATCACCGCCTCCTCGTTTTCGTAACCACATCCAAAGCTGCCGTACTCAAAATGCTCGAAATCGACACCGATTTTGCAAAGAGGGTCGCAGTCCCTGCTGTTGCTGACGCCGAAGAGCTCGCTGCTGTCTTGCATGAATCACGTGTCTTCAATTCCAATGATATCGACCAGGTAGTTAATTTGGTACGGCAGCGCACGGGATCGGACAAGGTTGGAATCGGTATCAAGACGATCCAGGACTTGATcttcgaggccaaggctggagaATCCAGCAGCCATGTATTGGAAACCTTTTCGGAGCTGTTACTGGACAACATTCAGGGCCTAAATCTTTGA